AAAACTAACTGAAATATTAGAACTCATCCGCTACAACCTGCAGTGAGCTTCAAATTTGCAAAGCCTGACGATGAAAATGAATCAGATTGCGACCGTGAAGATGCCGGGAAGGTCTTCACGGTTCCTGAAACTGATCCTGATAACGATCTGAGCTGATCTAAGCTCTTCATCCCTGGCAACCCTAGCTTATTCATTGCAAATGCGCAGTTAACTCTGGCGAAGAACTACGAAAAGAAGCCAGAATCCACACACCCTCGTTACTCGATCCACGCTGGAACGATTGAAACACATAAGAGCGCCAAAACCCCTATTTATACTGTCGGAGTCGCGTGTGTGTTTCGTTGGATTCCATATACGAGGAGTACCCTTCATTATTACCAAAATTTACGATTATACCACTCCCTTAGGGAACCGACTGACTTGCACCACCCCAACTTGCAAGTAGGGCTTTAGTTTTCGTCTTTTTAAATCTTCCCTGAGAATTAAATCTCGGTATCGGTATAGGTTGGGATCGGATTGGACCGTATGGATTTACCCTTTTTTCAGATAAAAAAAAGTTGATCTTTTGATCTATTTTATCCTTATGTCTTACTAATGGATCGGTACCGGATCAATGAGGATTGGGGGTGGACATATCCTAaccgatccaataccaatacggCCATCAATACCGTAAATTAAAACCTAACGTATTGGTCTTGACCCGTAttgatatagattttttttttttaccgaatttcaTCTGGGACCTGAGATAGCCCCTATACATTGCTCATAGTGGGTCAGATCAGACCAATTTACTCTatgatgatattgatgtcaTTGATTTTTGAACCATTTTATCCTCCAGAGATACACAGataccattgtattggtatcatgTCATATCGCTTCATATTGAGATGgccgatacaataccaatatctAAATCTATGCATGCAGGGCCTTCAACGAATGTGGTATCAATGTTATCATGTATGTGTGAAAATCGCTTGCAGCCGTTGAACCGCTGTAGTGAGCATCAGGTGGCTAGGAGCCCTTTGGAGTGCATGCCCAAATGCTCTTAGCTGTCTAATGCTCACCGCATCTTATCGTTCGCTGCAGAGAATGTGGACTCTGTCATGTATACCTCCAaacatttaattttaaaattaaaaaaaataataataataatcctaaAAGACAATGTGATACTTACACCCATAACAGTGGGGTGGGGGGCAAAATGATGGTCCATCtcttgtgaaagaaaaaaatcccatcACCCTTATGCTTCAACCTTGTTATGCTGGTTCAAAGGGAAACATTCTCTCAAAGACTgcctcataagtcatatcatCTCTGCATGGCATTTGGCCACAATCTTGCACCTGCAAACAAGGACCCTGCCTAAATGATTGGGCACTATTTTGCCTGCCCCAAAACTCTGAGACAGTGCTACATCAAAACACATTCTATAatggctaaaaaaaaaaggtagaatcCATCGAAAATGAAAAGAACCCAGAGATTGAGCTTCCTCAAACATGTCACCGTCAACTAATCCAGATGAAATTCAGGATGATTCCATGTGGCATGTTCAGTGGATGACCTGTGTGGGCATTTCCACGAGATTACTAGGACTCGAGTCTTCTTTCTTACCTATGAAATAGACCCAGGTGGAAGAGTTACTGCAAAAAAACTTCAGTAACTCACTTGATTGAACCTATGAAGCTCCATAATATCCATGTAATGTTTATTCTCGATTCTCGCAGATGCATTGTATGTGGAGGGAGAGACTAGTTAATGGTAATTCGACATTAACAAGGAGCTGAAAAACAGtaatttccctttccattttCCTGAGTCTCAACATCAGACCACAAATCATAGAATCAACAGATAGGGACATAATAAACAAGCTCCTAGAAATGACACAATCAAGAGTTGCAGAACAGAGGTCTATAATTTGAATGTGGCATATGTACATGAACTGCCTcgtgtgagtgagagagagagagactatcaTCAAAAACTAAGAGAAGGACGAGAACCAAAACAAGAAGCATCCACAGTAGGCATGAACTATCCCATTACCAATCTGCTTCACTTCACGTGTCACCACTAGGCATGAACTCACCAATCTGCTTCACTAAGTGTCAAGTATATCAACAACAGTGTTCCCATGATCGACCTGAAACAGAATTTAAAAAACAATTATAAATGACATTGATACgtgaggaaggaaaaaaaagatacGACAATACAGTTTTCGATCACAACTATAAATTTTAGCATTTGAATGGTAACCTACACATTGGAATACACTTATAGAAGATTGAACATATGATCTTCACTTGCCCCTAATATGGCTGCCATATTCCACCAACCTACTAAGAAGATTAAACCTTCTTAAGATTAAACCTTCTTAGTAAGTGACAAGATATGTAGCACTACATTAAACATCAGGCTTGAATCCTGAATTTCAGGTCCAGCCAAATCAACTAAAAGGAGTGGGAGATCATAACAGATAAGTCTTCCTCGTCTTTCCCAGTTTCTGATCATACCCACAATCAGACTAAGTTTTCAACTAAACTAGATATCTAGTAGGAATAGAAATTTGCCAAGATAGATGACAACAACATGATCAAGCACCTTACATAGACATGCTTTACAAATGAAATTTCATGCAAGGTTAAATCATTAGAGTACTGGCTTTTGAAGATCTGATGTAGTGTCAAAAACTGAACCATGCAAATATTCATATGAAAGGTTACATCCATTCAGTTACTATTAATGAAGGATTGGAATCTTACAgtacagagaaaaaaataacaacTTTTCTTGAATCTAGTGAAGCAGCACGCTTATATCTTCGCCATCTGCTACTAGGTGTATCATGAGCTCCCTCAGTCATTGATTTCTCTGCTGATGAATTAGAGGAATAATATTAATGGAAAAGGAGGACAGTATATGTAATTAGCTGTTGCGAACATAACGAGCAAAGACCCGATAATGCCAGAAATTGGACACATGAACATTCAGATTGACAAACGGACAAAATTGGAGCTTTAAACACTTAATAGTTTACTGGGTAATGAATACAAACTCACAATTGATTGTAAAACATCAACCCTCTATAACTGTTTATGTGGTGGCTGTGAGCATACATTTATTaacaaaaccaaaatatgaaaggaaaaaaaaaagttgtctgTAGTCCTACTGAATttacttttccttcttttgtcaTAAGCAAATCTGTCTCCCAAATCTCATGAAGAAACATGTGAATGCAAGTGAAAAGTGAATATGCAGATAATAAACATGTGATTATTCTATATCTTCTATCCCATATTCCCATATTTATGGTTActgaattataaaaaataataaaaaaaatatatattgtatGTTTCACCTATGTATTCGTTCAATTAACTATTTCAAACCAGTCCTAAACATTCCCCCCTGCTGCCTTTTTGCTACACCACAGAATTTTATAAAGTCAAGGAAAATGTCTGCTTCACATAGAAAGGTCACGACAATTTTATGAATCTCAATAAAGAGACTACACTAATAAGCTCGATGAAATTTAATGAGCTTATTCATATCCAATACACTTTTCTACTTTGCTTGAGTTTTTAGATGAATTGCACTGTAAGTGCAATTCACTTAACCACGAAGTAGTGACCTGTTTTGGATCACAACTTGGTTAGTTGGAAAAAGGGCAAAAtactaaatttaatttttttcagtaAATTTATACTAATACATGGAATCTTATACAGTCCTAATACATACCTCTAGAAGAGGACTTCAGTAAAGTTAGGCTTTGATTCAGTAAAAGCTGCAAGATCTTGCCACCTATTTGCATGCCAATCATTCTCTGGGATGCCCTCTGCAATTGCAAACCAGTTGGCAGGATTAGGAACAGAGGAAAACAAAGGTGTGCATCAATTAGACCGTAACAATAGTCTATCtatgaaaaacaaatcaatGTCCTTGGTAGACTATTGTTGTCCAACCAATGGTACCTCTGGTTTCCATATAATGAACCAGTAAACATTTTATGGCCATTTAAAATCACAAAAAGGTGAATAGTGCCATACAGTTAGAGCACTCTCAGTTTTAACATGATGAACACTTTGTTCTTCGGTCTTAGGATTTCCCAAAGTTTCCTCAATATTTATATCCACACTACATGAGGAACATCTATCTGCACTTTCCATCTCAAAACTGAAAAATTCCATGCTATTCCAATCATTATCCAAGCTTGATTCACTTTCAGATGTATAAGGAACTTCTAAGAGCCTCAAGAAAGAAAATTGTGAAGGGCACTGCTGATTTGTATCCCCTCTTTTAGAACCCACTGAAATTCTGTATATGCCTTGATCCtgcaccaccaaaaaaaaaatcgccaCTCAAAGATATATCTAGTCCATAGTTGGTCATTAATCATTATTATGACGCTCATCATAATGTGAGGCAACCAAGTTAAAGATACCAGAGTGGGtccaaaaattacaagaattaTTTTTTCAGATCATCAACTGATAGAGACAGAGAGATGGTTCATataatgcaataaaaaaataaattaataaatttaaGGAACACCAACACAGAAATTCTAGAGCATACAGAATATTTTCAAACTATGACTGATAAAAACCCTTGTGACATCAATAAATCATACAGGTAATTTAAAGCTTTGTTGCATGCTCCAACATTTCTCGGGAAGAATTGGTCTTCAAGGGGCATTTCAAACTGAAAATGATGCACCTCCCATACAAGCTTTCTAAATTGATCAACTTTCTATGTCCTTCCAAGAATAATATATTAATCCATTAACTCAATATGTTGGAACCAttgaaaactaaaatagaaTAATCTCCAATACTCCAACCACACAAAGATCCGATAATTTATTTCTGAACCGCACATTACCAGGCTTTATAatcttcatcttttctcttACCCCGCTGACACACCCAATTTGTAAGATCACACTACACCAACTTTTCAACCTATTAAATTTGTAGAACTCAGCTTCCAATACTCTTTTATTGAGTATTTTCACATAGACCGTTGCATTGCTTTAAAACCTTTTGTGAGTTTTTTAGTGAGTGTTGAGCACTTCCTTTTCTCCCAATGTGGCCCTCAACTCAAGTACAAGGTCTCTTGGATAGGCTTGTAAAGGTGGTTGTATTTTGGGAGATTGGTTTGCAAGTAAACCCCTGTTTGCACCTATAGAGGGAAAATACAATCTTTAAAAGAGTGACCTATTAGTATGCCTCAGTGTTGTTTGTTGTCTCAACCCATTGATATTCGTAAACGTAATCCAAAAACCGACACTCCTAAGTGTGACGTTGTTTGAAGAATTACTTATCATAAGATAAATCTTACTTCAAACCTATAGTGGAATTTATTTTCACCAGTCATATGTCGGAGCGAGAAATAGAAGGATTTATGTCGCCCAAAAGCAAATATTGATCGGTCTTAATTTCACATGGTTTAGGCGTTACTGGTTCCTGGAAGAGTCAATATCTCCATTGGCTAAACCCTTTCTGACCTTGCTTTTGGACCCGTATTTTGTTCGCACACAATCAACGGGGGCCCTCTCTCCTTGCTTAAGccccttcccctttctatggggtttggatcaggttcttctttggtttttctttctatcattctagtaatttcttttcttttcctttccccagCTCTCTGGGGCTCCCtgtcttttctctccttttggtaatgaatttattattcaacaaaaaaaaaaaaaatttgtactgGTTAATTAAAATGCTTCCATGGCATATTCTCACTCGAATGTGATACCCATAAAATGTACTTAATAGTGAGCAGGATTGGTTTTACTATCCTTCAAGAGAACCTCGGCCTTAATGCATTTTCTACTTGAACTGACTCAGTCCCAAttcatcaaaacccaaaaatgaatCTCAGGtctgaagaacagaagaaacaGAACAAGAAttatctattattattttttttaatccattcaACACCCCTCTCACCccaccaaaaagaaagaaagaaatcagaAGATAACTAAATTAGTAACAAATTGCATCCAAACAGAGCACCAGAAACATAGCAAACACCAAATCAAGTCATCAAAGCTGCCTGAGATAAACTAAAAATGAGGAACGAAGAGCATTaagcatagaaaaaaaaagcaagaaatctcacctcatcGCAAGGAGGAGTCGCCATGCGTGACACAACAGAGAAGTGAGATCGAAGAACACTTTAGTTTATAGGGAAACAATGAAGAATCGGAGGGAAGGGTTTTATCAGAAAATGAGAAGCAGAAAGTCAGAGAAAACAGATAACCAAAAACATTAGAGGCTGGCCGTGAGGCGTGGATTCGAACGTTACGTTCGAAGGAGCTTTTCATTGTCGCTTGTGGATACTCGTGACTGCACAGTCCACAGCAGAACTCCTGGTCGCGAGTCACGGCATTAGTGAAGATTGAAGAAGACAAATTTGAGGGTTAATATGACTGAAATACCCCTCtatgtcaaaatcagaaaaTATCAGGGTAAATTACACCTGAGGTGACCTATTTTGGAAAAAGACGTTTGGGGTGCCTTGAATCCCATTAAAAATTGATGTTTGGGTGCCTCATGGGTCACTACTCACTAGTACtcaaaatttctaccaaaaaacaaacTAGTACTCAAAATgaataaattttcaaatttgcCCTTCATCCCACTCCCACTTGTGAGTTGTGAGCCTACCTTCACCTCTAATTCCACTTTCAACCTTGTCTAATACCACCAGCACCGCCGTACTCCCTGCCTCCCCTGAAACCCCAAACTCACACTCTCTTAAATTTGATGACGATGAATCTCACCAACCCGTCCTAGTTCGCACTAAAAGTTGGCACGGAAATGGTGGGAAAATGTGACGTGAAGGTGGGCTCAAAGAAGGTGATTGTAGCCGATAATGGGTCAAAGGTACAATTGTAGTTGTGGTAGTTGGGGTGTTACTCGTTCAGGCTGGGTTGGTCGCAGTCGGGCTAGCAGGTCTATGTCCTTGGAGTGTGATTTATTTAGTTAAGGAATGAGTGGGTCTTGTGTTGGGTTTGGTCAGGTTCAGAGCTTTAATTGGACTTCTCCTAATCAGGTTATAATCGGACCTTAAACAAGGTAATATatcaataaagccttaaacgggtcttaacttttcttaaatttaagatattttaatctattttgttaaatcatcaataaattagaaaagatattacaattaatttatttcaataattgataaaaatatcaatatatatcctattccatccaaaaaaatcaaaatatagatATAAAAATCAGGTTAAACGTGTCAGTCCGAGTTGGGCTTATAAACGGATCGAACTGGTCGGAAGGCCCATCGGACGTACCCCTTAAACCGTGTACAACCTAATTATAAACGGGATGGACTTAGACAcgacatgtttaataatcgATATAAGTTGGACTGATCTTTAAACAGTCGAACCTGATCAATTACCAATGTGGGCTTGGGATGGACACCTCTATGTGGGAGGTTGCAGGCAAAGGAAAAAGAGGTGTGGCGACAATTGCAGATGGATTGCAAGAGAGGGACGATCATGGTGGGTGGTGGTGATGGGTGGGTGTTTGGGTACCCAATTAATGGCTTACAAGAGTAAAAGTGAAAATAAATATAGTTTAGAACAAAGTCTATTGATAAGGAACCTCAAACATCAGCTTTCAAATTTAGAACCTGAATTATCTTTTTTGCAAACGTAGGGTAGCTCAGATGTAATTTACccaaatagaataaaaatacGAAGAATAAGTAGGAATCGGATTGGGGGACTCAATTGATTCGAAATCAAAATCGGATTGATCAGCCAAGCCCGATTCATATTCCTATAAGTAGAGAGCAGCTGATTTGTACtgaatttctagggtttaggtcaATTCTAAGCTGATTTTTAATCGATTCCAAATGAATCAAAATTGGAATCAGCTTGAGGTTGATCAGATTGCCAATTCCAGATCTATCTTACAATCGCTTGAGTCCTATGCATCGCACTTTTCCTTCTTGTATTTCTCATGGttaggaatccacatctttcACTGTGGCTAACAAAAATCCTAAATGAAAGAATGCTATGGCAGCTAAAATTACTACTTTAAAGTACAATCATACATTGACTATATATGAATTACCCTAGGTAAAGATTCTTATTTAATGCAAGTGAATTTATAAAATCAAACACAAGTCAAATGGTTCCATTGATGAGTGTTACAAAGTGTCTTGTTGCCAAATGCTTTACACAAACCGAGGGAATTGATTATAATGAGATATTTGCTCTTGTCAAACTTATTGTCATACACTTCCAAACCTAGCTGTTATTATCGTCTAGGGTTAGTCATTCTGTGAAATGAATGTCAATAATGCTTTCCTCCATAATGATTTGGACGAAGAGGTCTATATGCACATTCCAATTTCCACTTGGTTTTTCCAAACAAATGGAGCACATAGTTAGCCATCTTTATAAGTCTATATGGCCTTAAATAGGCATCACATGATTGGTTTACCAAGCTCCCACTGCCCTAGCTCCTTGATTTTGAATTCTCTCAATTCAAAGCCAACTACACCTTATTTACCTCATTCGACCTATCTTCCAGTGTGGTAGTGCTGATTTACATTGATGACATAATTATTACCGATAATGATACTACTTCCATTAATGTCTTGAAGTGATATCTCCATTCCTAATTTTAGACTAGTGATATGAGATCTTTAAGTatttttttggcattgaagTGGCATGAATCAAGCAAGGCATTCATCTTTCTCACCAGAAGTGTAGCTTGGACATTCTTATTGACATATCTAGTGAGCTGCATTTATGTGCTTATTGTGACTCTGACTGCGCAACCCACTCTGCCACTAGACACTCTATCAGGGTAATGCACTTTCTCTGGTGACAGGCCTAGGTTCTTGGAGGTCCAAGAAGTAACGTACCGTCTCAAAGTCATTCGTTGAATCTGAATATCAAGCCATGGCATTTGCTATTTGTAAA
This genomic stretch from Macadamia integrifolia cultivar HAES 741 chromosome 2, SCU_Mint_v3, whole genome shotgun sequence harbors:
- the LOC122058388 gene encoding uncharacterized protein LOC122058388 isoform X1 — translated: MATPPCDEDQGIYRISVGSKRGDTNQQCPSQFSFLRLLEVPYTSESESSLDNDWNSMEFFSFEMESADRCSSCSVDINIEETLGNPKTEEQSVHHVKTESALTRASQRMIGMQIGGKILQLLLNQSLTLLKSSSRAEKSMTEGAHDTPSSRWRRYKRAASLDSRKVVIFFSVLSIMGTLLLIYLTLSEADW
- the LOC122058388 gene encoding uncharacterized protein LOC122058388 isoform X2; translated protein: MATPPCDEDQGIYRISVGSKRGDTNQQCPSQFSFLRLLEVPYTSESESSLDNDWNSMEFFSFEMESADRCSSCSVDINIEETLGNPKTEEQSVHHVKTESALTRASQRMIGMQIGGKILQLLLNQSLTLLKSSSREKSMTEGAHDTPSSRWRRYKRAASLDSRKVVIFFSVLSIMGTLLLIYLTLSEADW